The following proteins come from a genomic window of Limosilactobacillus reuteri:
- the galE gene encoding UDP-glucose 4-epimerase GalE, with protein sequence MSILVAGGAGYIGSHMVKDLIENGEDVVVADNLSTGHRDAINPKAKFYEGDIRDRQFLDKIFDNEDITAVVHFAAFSIVPESMSKPLKYFDNNTGGMITLLEAMHDHDVKYIVFSSTAATYGVPEHMPIKETDPQKPINPYGLSKLMMEEMMTWADKAYGIKFVALRYFNVAGAAPDGTIGEDHGPETHLVPIILQVAQGKRDELSIFGDDYNTPDGTNVRDYVHVMDLADAHILAIKYLQEGNKSNAFNLGSSTGFSNKQMLEAAREVTGQPIPAKMAPRRPGDPDSLVAASDKARNILGWSPKYDDVHDIIATAWKWHSTHPKGYDDRD encoded by the coding sequence ATGTCAATTTTAGTTGCTGGTGGTGCCGGATATATCGGTTCCCATATGGTAAAAGATCTTATTGAAAATGGCGAAGATGTAGTAGTTGCTGATAACTTATCAACGGGTCACCGGGATGCAATTAATCCCAAGGCTAAGTTTTACGAAGGCGATATTCGTGATCGTCAATTCTTAGACAAGATTTTTGACAATGAAGATATTACTGCAGTTGTTCACTTTGCTGCTTTCTCAATTGTCCCTGAATCAATGAGTAAGCCATTGAAGTACTTTGATAACAATACTGGTGGAATGATTACTTTGCTTGAAGCGATGCATGATCATGATGTTAAGTATATTGTCTTTAGTTCAACCGCTGCTACTTATGGGGTTCCAGAACATATGCCAATTAAGGAAACGGACCCACAAAAGCCAATTAACCCATATGGCTTGAGTAAGTTAATGATGGAAGAAATGATGACTTGGGCTGATAAAGCTTATGGTATTAAATTTGTTGCCCTCCGTTACTTCAACGTTGCTGGGGCTGCTCCTGATGGCACGATCGGTGAAGATCATGGTCCAGAAACACACTTAGTTCCAATTATTCTTCAAGTTGCGCAAGGCAAGCGGGATGAATTGAGTATCTTTGGGGATGACTACAATACACCAGATGGTACCAATGTTCGTGACTATGTTCATGTTATGGATTTAGCAGATGCTCATATTCTTGCTATTAAGTACCTTCAAGAAGGTAACAAGAGTAATGCCTTTAACCTTGGTTCATCCACTGGCTTCTCTAACAAACAAATGCTAGAAGCAGCCCGTGAAGTTACGGGTCAACCTATTCCAGCTAAAATGGCACCACGCCGTCCAGGAGATCCAGATTCATTAGTTGCTGCTAGTGATAAGGCTCGTAATATTCTTGGATGGAGTCCTAAGTATGATGATGTTCACGACATTATTGCAACTGCTTGGAAGTGGCATTCAACTCATCCAAAGGGTTATGATGATCGCGACTAA